The sequence GGAGGTTCGGTGAAGCACGATATCGCGGTTCGGACCTCGCGTGTCGCAGCCTTCATCGAAGCCGCATGCTCGCTTGTCCGTGGCGCTTCGCCCGGTTCGATTCTGTCGGTCTATGGTCATGTTGGAGACGGGAACGTTCATTTCAACGTTCTCGCGGCGCCCGGCGTCGAACCGCAGGACTTCAAGCAACAGTTCGAAAAAGACGTTTCGCCGCAGATCTACGATCTTGCCGCGCAGATGGAGGGAACCTTTAGCGCCGAGTACGGCATCGGACGGGTGAAGCTTAAGCACCTTGAGCAGTATGGCGCTCCGGGCAAAGCCGAGCTCATACGTCGCGTTAAGTTGGCTTTTGATCCCGATGGCCTCCTGAACCCGGGCAAGGTCGTCAGCGTCTGAGAATCCTTCTTGACGACGTACGTCGAGGCAAGGGTTTCGGGCGCGCCCAAGGCGGCTCTCGAGGCGGCAGGCTCGCTCCATGCTTCCCTTGACGCCGCTTACTCGCCCGGTATGCCGATGTTCGAAGCGGGCGAAATCGGTTCTATCTAGGTCCCGTTGACCGACTGTAACGTGCCGAGGCTGGTCCGCACAGCAACTCACTTAGTGAGCGCCGCGGTGAGGCGGCGAACGAAGTTTGCGCAAATCCGGGGTTTTCACCTCGTCGCGACGCTTGGAACGCTTGGATGTTCGCGCAGGTCGGAGTGAGCCTCAATGCAACGCCGCCTGCGGTCTCGGCGCGGACGAACAATCGCTGGTTGTCACCTTGTTTGATCGGTCTGGCCTGGCGTCACGTTGACACAGGACGGCCGCGCATTTCTTCAGACAGCAGAACGACCGCTGCAGATCGAGGCTGAGTTCCTGTCCGGTTCGCGTTCGGGCAAATTGGCTGGCATCCCAAAGATCGGCATAGCCGACACGATCGCGACGTTTGAGAGATTGACCCGGCCCTTCCAGCAACTGGAGAACGAAATCAACGCCTCTGGAATTCCCTTGCGTTTGAGTCGGAGCGTCGTGACCTCGAACATGTAGCCCGCCTGCGTTGATCGAGGTCTGCATGCGTTTCCTTCGCAATTAAATTCGGCGTTGCCGCCTCGGGCCACGATGCGCAAAAAAGAGGGCCCGGCGATTGTCGCCGAGCCCATAGTATTGAGGCGCGCAATGCCACCCCAACCGGCGGGAGGAGCCGGATTTCGACGAAGAGGATGCTAGCGCCCGACCGCGGATAGAGATGCTGAAGGCCTCGCCGGAACGGCAGATTCTAGGGTTCGCGAAGCGCTCTCCAGCCGTTGTTGCTGTCGCGCTAAGCCAATCGTGTCCGACTAACTAAGCTAACGCTCACATATCCCGAGCGACAGGCTGCGCAATACACACTTGCCCGTTCACGTATCTACCAACTCAGATTGGACCCTTACGCTGATCGACGGACTCGTCTTCCCTGAATTCAACGATCGCTCGATCCTCAGATGTTCGAAAGCGGGCTCAATTCCGCTATCTATGCTGCTGCCATTGGGCAAGATGCGCCAGACGCATTTGCCGCGTTCGCTCGTGTCCGTCGCATCATCGGTGCGAGCGACAAAGGGCTTCTTGTCCTCGGGAGCGGACATTAAGACAGCCAGGGCCATTGGAGCGGTCGGAATCATTTCAGGTCGGTAAAAATCTGATGGATTCGCAGCCAACCTTGATTTAGTTCCACTCCATCACGAGCTTGGGCTACGGAGACCTGCGCCTGCGTTCAACTCCGCTAACGCTGCAGGCGGAGGATACTACGAGCCGAACAACGGTTTGACTCCTACGGTCGAGATCTAGTCGAGCGCTGCAACCATATAAGTATCCTTGTCGATCTCACCCATGTCGGCGATCGGACGGGTGCTGAGATCATCGAACTGTCAACAAGGCCGCTTTGCTGTTTCCGCGCGGGGTGCGAGCCTTTGCCGGCCAACGTTCGGAAAAAAACTGATCGACAATTGCGAGCGATAGCTGAGAAAGGGGGAATTGTAGGCATCGCCGCAATACCTCTCTCATCAAACTCCAGTCGACGTTCGATGACTATGTAATTGTGGTTCGGCACGTTTTTCTTGATTGGTGAAGATCATCTGGGTTTCGGAACCGATAGGATTTCCGGGCCAAATAGCGGCGTTTCTCAAACGCCGCTGGCGAAATGGTATTGGCGTGTTCCTCGGCCATGTCCGTCAGCTTCGTTGCGCAATCGCGCCTGCGGCTCACGGAAGCTCTTTACCGGCGGGTTGCGCGCTCGATATCGAACTATCGACGATGAGCCACGTTATCCTGAAACTGGAGCGCTCGATCAGACTGCCGTTCCGTGGCCGACGAGTTTGCGACAGCGTGACTGGAGGACATGCGGGGTACCGTGGCGGGACTTTCGTCGGTGTTGGGTTCGGCTTTCCCTCGGCCGTCGGCCCGGATCCAAAGACTCGGGGCGACGAACCTGTAGCCGTTGGCGGAGCGCATCGGCGCTTGATGAATTGAGGTGAAGGGATGGCGAGTGTTGCAAGTTGGATGGCGTCGCTTGCCATCGCACTCATTCCGACTGTACATGCAGCCGCAGCGCCAGCCGGCTTTATCTCTGCGGTTGAGGCGGTTAATGGTGCGCAAATCCACTATGTTCGTGGCGGTTCCGGGCCGCCCCTCTTACTGATCCACGGATTCCCGCAAAATTGGTCAGAGTATCGGCCAGTGCTCGAGCGCCTCGCTCGCCGCTACACTGTCATAGCTCTCGACATCCGCGGCATTGGTGAATCCAAGGGCGATGGTCCTTACGATGCGCGGACCCTCGCCGAGGACGTTAGGCAACTCGTGGCTAAGCTTAATCTGAAACGGCCGTACGTGGTCGGCCATGACATCGGGGGTCAGGTCACATACGCGTTAGTCCGGCTAGATCCAAGCTTTGCACGCGGCGCGATGCTGATGGACGCGCCGATCCCGGGCATCGATGGATGGGACGAAAGTTTAAAGCTACCTGGCGTGTGGCACGTCGGCTTCATGCAGACACCGGGCCTTCCAGAACAATTGCTCGCCGGCCGAGAAGCGGTGTTCATCGACTATTTTATGGGATTCAGTCGCTTTACGCCAGCTGAGCAAGAGGCGAGCCGGGCGGCCTACGCCACGCCCGCACAGTGGCGTGCCGCACTTGGCATCTACCGAGCCTTCCCTGAAAATGCGCGGTGGAACGCCGCTCAACACGGTGCGAACCCAACACCTATGGTGCTCGGAGCGGGCGAACGATCGCCCTTCTTACACCTGCTCCCAAAGTTCGCTGCTGGGCTACGTGCGTCGGGGTTCGCGCAAGTGAAAACCGAAGCCATCTCGGGAGCAGCGCACTACGTTATCGGAGAACAGCCAGCGTTTGTGACGGAGCTAATCGAGCGGGAAGCGGGCTCCTAGACCTTGCAGTCATGCATGAAGGCGCGGCCTGGTTGACGTCGGACTTCAGATTGTCGGGCACGATCAGGCGCGGCATGCACGAAGTTTGGGTCGGAAACGTGGTTAACTGAGCAAAGCCGGTAGCTCCAGAAGATCAGTCGGCTCTGGGTCTGCGCCCGCGGCCGTCAGCATGGCGTGGACCTGACCCCGATGGTGTGTCTGGTGGTTGAAAAGCTGCATGACACAGAACGTTTTTGGCTTCTCGATCCGGGTGGAGCCATCCCCGGAATACCAGACAAGGATCCCATCCAGGTCCGCGTCGAACAATCTCGCCGATCACTCTTCGATTTGCTCGTTCCTCTGCAAACGTAGCGCTTTGAAGTCAGCCCAATCCGATGGACTTGTAAGGGAGTGCTTGATGGTTTTCTCGGGACGCTCGTTCCCTTTTAATCGCCCCAGGATCAGGGCATCAGCCCAATAAAGGTGGTTTAACGTAGCTGCGATCGAGCGGAAGAACGCGCCTCGGTCCTTCCAGCGATCCTCGTTGGTAAGCCCCTCGGCGGCAGCAACCAATGAAGTGTTCTGCCAACTGTTGTAACGAGCCATAAGTCGGCAGTATCCGGCTGAGATCATTTTATCAGGCTCCATGCTTGTCAGTATTTGGCTGGAACAGTGCCGGACAGATTAGTCTTGTCCTATGCAATCCGCGATCACATCGCTAAGCGTCAGGCTGATGCCTGACTGACGGAATTGCCACACGTGAATAGCTTACGCTCTTTGCTGTCTCTGACAAGAGACTATTAGATCGCCCACATGGTTGTACGGGAATGGGCTACCTCCGTCCGCCGGCTACATCTTCGGCGATGAGCTCTTGTCGGCTTATGCGAACGTCGAGCGGCTCGTGACCCAGCGGCGGGCCGTGCGTCAAGAACCGCTGGCGAAATGCCCGTATGCTCGGTAAGGATCGTCTGCGCAGCACCGCAAAGGCCGATCAGCTACTTCCGTGGTTGATCTCGATCGTCTTCGGATGGACAATGCGCGCTGATCGATGACGCGCGCGAGTTCGGGAGTACAGTCAACAAATGTCGCGCGCATAGGTCGCCTCCAGAGCGATCAAGCTTTAATCCGCTCGATTTCTTATGCTTTCGGAATCGATCCAGGCCGGCGAACATTCGGCCTGGACCACCGCATTGTGTCGAGGTGCTAAGCGGCGCGAGCGACCTTGCCGGCGTCGAGTGCAGCCGCCAAGAGGCGCAATGCTTCCTCCAGGTCTTCATCTGACAGCACGATCGGCGCGAGGAAACGCACGATATTGCGGTGAACGCCGCACTTGATCACCAGTAGCCCCTGCTCGCGAGCCAGCTCCATGACTTGCTGCGCTCGATCTGCGTCGGGCTTCTTGCTTTCGGGGTCGGTGACGAATTCGATTGCGCGCATGAAGCCACAACCCCGTACGATGCCGATGTCGGAATGCTTCGCCTTGAGCGCTTCCAGGTTAGCTCCAAGCTTCTCGCCGAGTGCGGCAGCACGCTCGACTAGGCCGTCCTGTTCAAACGCGTCGAGCACCGCGAGCGCTGCGGCGCAGGCAATGGCGTTACCGCCATAGGTGCCGCCGAGACCGCCGGGTGTCGGAGCGTCCATGATCTCGGCCTTGCCGACGACGGCCGAGATGGGAAAGCCGCCGGCCAGGCTTTTGGCAACCGTGACCAGATCGGGCTGGATGTCAGAGTGCTCGAAACCGAACAGTTTTCCGGTTCGGCCGAAGCCGGTCTGGATTTCGTCGACGATGAGGACAATGCCATGACGCTGCGTGAGTTCGCGCAGCGCCCGCATGAATTCGACGGGTGCGTGTAGAAAGCCACCATCCCCCTGAACCGGCTCGATGATGATCGCGGCCACACGATCGGGAGCAATGTCGGTCGCGAAGACCTCCTCGAGCGCGGCGAGGGCGTCGTCCGAAGAGACGCCACGATAGCTGTCCGGGTAGGGCGTGTGGAAGACCTCGGGCGCGAAGGGCCCGAAATTTTGCTTATAGGGCTGGGCGAACCCGGTCAGCGTCACGCCCAGAAGCGTGCGCCCATGGAATCCACCGCGAAAGGAGATGATCCCGGGGCGATTGGTGAAGCCCCGCGCGATCTTGACTGCATTCTCGACAGCTTCGGCACCTGTCGTGAAGAGGGCACACTTGTACGGTGCGCCCTTGCCGATGAGTTTGTTCAGGCGCTCCGCCAGAACGACATAGGGCTCATAGGCAGCAACCTGGAAAGCGGTGTGGGTGACCTTCTTTAGCTGTTCCTGGACTGCGGCGACCACGCGCGGATGGTTGTGACCGACGTTGATGACGCCAATGCCGCCGACGAAATCGAGGTAGCGCCGCCCGGACTTGTCCCAGATATGGGCGCCCTCGGCGCGGTCGACTACGATCGGATGGGCGCTCAGCACGCCCCGCGGGATGTTGCTGGAGCGGGCGGCCAAGAGATCTTCGGAGGTTCTCTGGTTCTTAGACATGGGTTTTCCTTTCTGTCAGAACATTTCGTGTGCCGGATCACTCGAATTCTTCCATCGTGCCCACCACCGGCGCGGCGTGGTTCGGGTCGACCACGCAGCGGCGGCCCGGCGAGACGTTTTCGGTGGTAATGCCGAGCGCTGCGATGTCTTCCGGGATGTTGGTGTTAAGCGCGAAACTCGCCGCCAAGCGCGCCGCGGCCGCGCCGCCCATCACGCCATTGCCGCCCTGACCCGCCAACCAGACGAAACTCGGTTGTTCAGGATCACGACCGATGACGGGCTCATGATCCGGTGCGAACGTCCGCAGCCCACCCCATTTGTGCACAACCGTGCGGACATTCATCGTGGTGAAGCGGTGAATCCGGTCGACGGCAATCGCCACCTCAAGCTCATCCGCCTGGGCGTCGCACGGCGGGGAGGGCGCCATATCGATCGGCGAGACCATGATCCGGCCGGCCTCGGGCTTGAAATAGAACGTCTCGGAGACGTCGAACGTCATTGGCCAGGTTTGAATCACGCTGCCCTCTGGCGGATCGAAAACGACAGCGGTCCGACGGAAGGGAACGACATTGCGGTAGGAGAGACCCGCAAGCTTTGCGATCTCCTGCACCCATCCGCCAGCAGCGTTGACAATAACCGGCGCTTCGAATTCGCCGCGCGGCGTGGAAGCTCGCCAAGTGCTCCCAGACCGTTCGAGCGCCTCAACCCTGGCGTCGGTGAGGAAGGTGCCGCCATTCTTCCGGAGAGCCTTGAGGTAGCTCGTCACAAGAGCATTTGAATCGATATCCTTGCAGTCCGGCTCGTACATCGCCGTCGCAAATTCTTCGGCTCGGATGACGGGGCAGAATTTGAGCGCCTGCTCGGCGGTGGTCATTTCGATTGCCGCGCCCCTGCGAAGCAATTCGTCAGCCTGCCGGTGCAACTGCTTCCGCTCATGCTCGTGCGCGAGGAACAGCGCGCCGCGCGGCATCACGAGCGGGACTTCCGTGAAGTGGTCGGGAGGTGACTCCAGAAACGCCCGCGAGGCCGTCACCAGTCGACTCCAAAGGGAGGGCCCATAATTCTCCGACATCACCGCCGCGGATCGGCCGGTCGAGTGATATCCCGGGGACGATTCCATCTCGAGCAGGACGACCTTTCCCTCTCGACTAAGCTCGTATGCGACTGATGCGCCGGCGATGCCGCCACCGATGACAATGAAATCTGCTGTTTCCATGTTCCGTTTTTCCAGTCTCCACAAAGCGGACGTCATGGCGCTCGTATTCGCTTTGTTACGGAGTCTTGCACATCATGGTCAGTGACAAAGCGCGAATCGGCAGGTCGAATTCGTGCATTACTATCGTGCTTGAGCGCACCTTCGGCAGATCATGCCGCAGCCCTCGGGTGATGATTGCGACCAATCTGGAGGAAGCCATGACAATCGCGTCGCAGCTTAAGGACCCATCATTGCTTGCCGAGCGCTGCTTCGTCGGCGGCGGATGGATAGATGCGGACGGGGAGGCGACGTTCCCGGTCGACAATCCCGCCACAGGCGCGATAATCGGGAACGTTCCGCAGTGCGGCGCACGCGAGACCGGAGCGGCCATTGCCGCAGCCGAACAGGCTTTTCAAGTTTGGCGAAAGAAGACGGCGGGCGAGAGGGGGGAACTCCTCGAACGCTGGTTCGATCTCATGATCCAGAATAGCGAAGATCTCGCTCGCATCATGACTTTGGAGCAGGGCAAGCCACTTGCCGAGGCCCGCGGTGAAATCACCTATGGCGCTTCCTTTGTGAAGTGGTTCGCGGAGGAGGCGCGCCGCGTGTACGGCGAGACAATTCCCGCCGCTTCCGTCGACGGACGAATCATCGTCCAGAAACAGCCGATCGGGGTTGTGGCAGCCATAACGCCTTGGAATTTTCCGAACGCCATGATCACGCGGAAAGCGGCGCCGGCTCTCGCTGCCGGCTGCACGATCGTGATCAAGCCGGCTGAGGCGACG comes from Bradyrhizobium diazoefficiens and encodes:
- a CDS encoding membrane dipeptidase; its protein translation is MLVDLTHVGDRTGAEIIELSTRPLCCFRAGCEPLPANVRKKTDRQLRAIAEKGGIVGIAAIPLSSNSSRRSMTM
- a CDS encoding alpha/beta fold hydrolase codes for the protein MASVASWMASLAIALIPTVHAAAAPAGFISAVEAVNGAQIHYVRGGSGPPLLLIHGFPQNWSEYRPVLERLARRYTVIALDIRGIGESKGDGPYDARTLAEDVRQLVAKLNLKRPYVVGHDIGGQVTYALVRLDPSFARGAMLMDAPIPGIDGWDESLKLPGVWHVGFMQTPGLPEQLLAGREAVFIDYFMGFSRFTPAEQEASRAAYATPAQWRAALGIYRAFPENARWNAAQHGANPTPMVLGAGERSPFLHLLPKFAAGLRASGFAQVKTEAISGAAHYVIGEQPAFVTELIEREAGS
- the gabT gene encoding 4-aminobutyrate--2-oxoglutarate transaminase — encoded protein: MSKNQRTSEDLLAARSSNIPRGVLSAHPIVVDRAEGAHIWDKSGRRYLDFVGGIGVINVGHNHPRVVAAVQEQLKKVTHTAFQVAAYEPYVVLAERLNKLIGKGAPYKCALFTTGAEAVENAVKIARGFTNRPGIISFRGGFHGRTLLGVTLTGFAQPYKQNFGPFAPEVFHTPYPDSYRGVSSDDALAALEEVFATDIAPDRVAAIIIEPVQGDGGFLHAPVEFMRALRELTQRHGIVLIVDEIQTGFGRTGKLFGFEHSDIQPDLVTVAKSLAGGFPISAVVGKAEIMDAPTPGGLGGTYGGNAIACAAALAVLDAFEQDGLVERAAALGEKLGANLEALKAKHSDIGIVRGCGFMRAIEFVTDPESKKPDADRAQQVMELAREQGLLVIKCGVHRNIVRFLAPIVLSDEDLEEALRLLAAALDAGKVARAA
- a CDS encoding NAD(P)/FAD-dependent oxidoreductase, with translation METADFIVIGGGIAGASVAYELSREGKVVLLEMESSPGYHSTGRSAAVMSENYGPSLWSRLVTASRAFLESPPDHFTEVPLVMPRGALFLAHEHERKQLHRQADELLRRGAAIEMTTAEQALKFCPVIRAEEFATAMYEPDCKDIDSNALVTSYLKALRKNGGTFLTDARVEALERSGSTWRASTPRGEFEAPVIVNAAGGWVQEIAKLAGLSYRNVVPFRRTAVVFDPPEGSVIQTWPMTFDVSETFYFKPEAGRIMVSPIDMAPSPPCDAQADELEVAIAVDRIHRFTTMNVRTVVHKWGGLRTFAPDHEPVIGRDPEQPSFVWLAGQGGNGVMGGAAAARLAASFALNTNIPEDIAALGITTENVSPGRRCVVDPNHAAPVVGTMEEFE